One segment of Haloplanus natans DSM 17983 DNA contains the following:
- a CDS encoding HypC/HybG/HupF family hydrogenase formation chaperone, translating into MCLGVPGQVTQVDGLTADVDFWGVEKEVRLDTVDEPVEPGDYILNHVGFAIRRIPESEIDETLTLYESMMGGGPDDMLREDLIDEVEAAGSTPAESSAPPADDGVEPADAEDAEDLLEELDIDV; encoded by the coding sequence ATGTGTCTCGGAGTTCCCGGACAGGTCACGCAGGTAGACGGTCTCACCGCCGACGTCGACTTCTGGGGCGTCGAAAAGGAGGTCCGGCTCGACACGGTAGACGAACCGGTCGAACCCGGCGACTACATCCTCAACCACGTCGGGTTCGCGATCCGTCGGATTCCCGAGTCGGAGATCGACGAGACGCTGACCCTCTACGAATCGATGATGGGTGGCGGGCCGGACGATATGCTCCGGGAGGATCTCATCGACGAGGTCGAAGCGGCCGGCTCGACGCCTGCGGAGTCGAGTGCACCCCCGGCGGACGACGGGGTCGAGCCCGCCGACGCGGAGGACGCCGAGGACCTACTCGAGGAGCTCGATATCGATGTCTGA
- the hypF gene encoding carbamoyltransferase HypF, whose translation MKRAHVQVDGVVQSVGFRPFVYRTAVDIGLRGRVRNLGDAGVSVTLEGPGERIDAFLRELEANPPPLATVDTVAVDTEPVTEYRYESFSIADSDDRGAGGGTVPPDTAVCEACLADIRDPSSRFHDYWATACVDCGPRFTVIEGLPYDRETTSMAAFPLCADCADAYASPTDRRYHAQAIACPSCGPALAFQPHDRSTDPPAVGDRTGVDPLPQRPSLVEGDGRSLDAATRTLEDGGIVAIKGIGGAHLACDATRPDAVATLRDRTGRPAKPFAVMVPSMDHVTAVASASSAEREWLRSGRRPIVVLDRRGDALASNLAPGLHTVGVMLPYSGVHHLLFERFDEPIVVTSANRPGLPMQSSNQAILEQLWDVADGSLLHTRRIVQRCDDSVVRSVGGSRTLLRRSRGYVPLPVAAPTADDADVLAVGPERDVTAAVLSGDECYLTQHIGAVTDRETFRFLEAAIDHLLALTGTQRPSVVAHDAHPSFRTTAYAADRVSDRTVAVQHHHAHAASVLMEHDCPRAVCITADGVGYGPDGTVWGGDVLDATLTDADRVAGLAPVPMPGGDRATEFPVRSLVGLLWDREGVDVGSLADTLDWPTPNADELRVVRQQLAADVNTPVTTSAGRFLDAIAALAEVCHERTYEGEPAMCLEAAATDGTPRDVTVPYTTADGRPVVDTPRVAELLVELRRDGTDATDVAATAQRVLADGLAELAVDAAAERGIDAVGFTGGVAYNDAISRRIRRRVRDAGLAYLANEAVPPGDGGVAYGQAGVAAATVRADDADS comes from the coding sequence ATGAAACGCGCTCACGTTCAAGTAGACGGCGTCGTCCAGAGCGTCGGATTCCGACCGTTCGTCTACCGCACTGCAGTCGATATCGGACTGCGGGGCCGCGTGCGCAATCTCGGTGACGCCGGCGTCAGCGTGACACTCGAAGGTCCCGGTGAGCGGATCGACGCCTTCCTCCGGGAGCTCGAGGCGAACCCCCCACCGCTCGCCACGGTCGATACGGTCGCCGTCGACACCGAACCCGTCACCGAGTACCGCTACGAGTCGTTTTCGATCGCGGACTCCGACGACCGGGGCGCCGGTGGGGGGACCGTCCCCCCGGACACGGCCGTCTGTGAGGCCTGTTTAGCTGACATCCGGGATCCGTCGTCGCGGTTTCACGACTACTGGGCGACGGCCTGCGTGGACTGTGGTCCGCGGTTCACCGTGATCGAGGGGTTGCCCTACGACCGCGAGACGACGTCGATGGCGGCGTTCCCGCTCTGTGCGGACTGTGCCGACGCGTACGCCTCCCCTACGGACCGACGGTACCACGCCCAGGCCATTGCCTGTCCGTCCTGTGGTCCGGCGCTGGCGTTCCAGCCGCACGATCGGAGTACGGACCCCCCGGCTGTCGGCGACCGGACGGGCGTCGACCCGCTCCCACAGCGACCGTCGCTCGTCGAGGGCGACGGCCGGTCTCTCGACGCCGCGACCCGGACACTCGAGGACGGCGGGATCGTCGCCATCAAAGGCATCGGCGGCGCGCACCTCGCCTGTGACGCGACCCGTCCGGACGCCGTCGCGACGCTTCGAGACCGAACTGGGCGGCCGGCGAAACCGTTCGCCGTCATGGTCCCGTCGATGGATCACGTCACGGCGGTGGCGTCCGCCTCGTCGGCCGAACGCGAGTGGCTTCGATCCGGCCGCCGACCCATCGTCGTCCTCGACCGGCGTGGGGACGCCCTCGCCTCGAACCTCGCACCCGGACTCCACACCGTCGGTGTCATGCTGCCGTATAGCGGCGTCCACCACCTCCTGTTCGAGCGCTTCGACGAACCGATCGTCGTGACGTCGGCCAACCGTCCGGGGTTGCCGATGCAGTCCTCGAACCAAGCGATTCTCGAACAGCTGTGGGACGTGGCAGACGGGTCGCTCCTCCACACTCGCCGGATCGTACAGCGGTGTGACGACTCGGTCGTCAGATCCGTCGGCGGGAGTCGGACGCTGCTCAGGCGGTCGCGCGGATACGTCCCGCTACCCGTTGCAGCCCCGACAGCCGACGACGCGGACGTTCTCGCCGTCGGGCCGGAGCGCGACGTCACCGCGGCCGTGCTCTCCGGCGACGAGTGTTATCTCACACAGCATATCGGGGCCGTGACCGACCGCGAAACGTTCCGGTTTCTGGAGGCGGCGATCGATCACTTGCTCGCACTCACGGGCACACAGCGTCCGTCGGTCGTCGCCCACGACGCGCATCCGTCGTTTCGAACCACGGCGTACGCGGCCGACCGCGTCTCGGACCGGACCGTCGCCGTCCAGCATCATCACGCCCACGCCGCAAGCGTGCTCATGGAGCACGACTGCCCACGCGCGGTGTGTATCACGGCCGACGGCGTCGGGTACGGGCCGGACGGAACCGTCTGGGGAGGCGACGTTCTCGACGCGACGCTCACCGACGCGGATCGGGTGGCCGGGCTCGCTCCCGTCCCGATGCCCGGGGGCGACCGGGCGACCGAGTTTCCCGTCCGGTCGCTCGTTGGCCTCCTGTGGGACCGCGAGGGCGTCGACGTCGGGTCACTCGCCGACACCCTCGACTGGCCGACCCCGAACGCGGACGAGTTGCGCGTCGTCAGACAGCAACTCGCCGCCGACGTCAACACGCCCGTGACGACCAGCGCCGGTCGGTTTCTGGACGCCATCGCCGCACTCGCCGAGGTCTGTCACGAACGGACGTACGAGGGCGAACCCGCGATGTGTCTCGAGGCGGCTGCGACCGACGGCACGCCTCGCGACGTCACGGTACCCTACACCACGGCGGACGGACGGCCGGTCGTCGACACGCCGCGGGTGGCCGAACTGCTCGTGGAACTGCGGCGGGACGGCACGGACGCGACGGACGTGGCCGCAACCGCGCAGCGGGTACTCGCCGACGGCTTGGCGGAACTGGCCGTCGACGCCGCCGCCGAGCGCGGCATCGACGCCGTCGGATTCACCGGCGGGGTGGCGTACAACGACGCGATCAGTCGGCGCATCCGGCGACGGGTCCGGGACGCCGGCCTCGCGTATCTGGCAAACGAGGCCGTCCCACCCGGCGATGGAGGGGTCGCGTACGGACAGGCCGGCGTAGCGGCCGCGACGGTTCGAGCCGACGACGCCGACTCGTGA
- the ppk2 gene encoding polyphosphate kinase 2 — protein sequence MTEHPVLPAEESVLTTVDEEDLYKDSGKIKKKHYKRELERLQEELVRLQMWVKEQGLRVVVLFDGRDAAGKGGTIHRITRRTSSRVVQVVALGKPTEREQSQWYFQRYVEHLPAAGEMVLFDRSWYNRATVERVMDFCTDEEYQEFLRSTPQFERMLMRSGIILIKYWFSISDEEQERRFQKRSNDPKRRWKLSPIDLEARERWVEYSRAKDAMFTYTDTDDSPWHVINADIKKHARLNCISHLLSRIEYEDTMPEPTELPERQTDPNYERPAIDGQNWVPALYGSNPSAADVERS from the coding sequence ATGACCGAGCACCCGGTGTTACCGGCCGAGGAGTCCGTACTGACCACCGTCGACGAGGAGGACCTCTACAAGGACAGCGGCAAGATAAAGAAGAAACACTACAAGCGGGAACTCGAGCGGCTCCAGGAAGAACTCGTCAGGCTCCAGATGTGGGTCAAAGAGCAGGGGCTCCGGGTCGTCGTGCTCTTCGATGGTCGAGACGCAGCCGGCAAAGGCGGAACGATCCACCGAATCACTCGCCGGACGAGTTCCCGGGTGGTGCAAGTCGTCGCGCTCGGTAAACCTACCGAACGCGAGCAGAGCCAGTGGTACTTCCAGCGGTACGTCGAACACCTCCCGGCGGCCGGTGAGATGGTGCTGTTCGACCGGAGCTGGTACAACCGTGCGACCGTCGAGCGCGTGATGGATTTCTGTACCGACGAGGAGTACCAGGAGTTCCTCCGGTCGACCCCCCAGTTCGAGCGGATGCTCATGCGCTCGGGGATCATCCTCATCAAGTACTGGTTCTCGATCAGCGACGAGGAACAGGAACGACGCTTCCAGAAGCGCAGCAACGATCCGAAACGGCGCTGGAAGCTCAGCCCGATCGACCTCGAAGCCCGGGAGCGGTGGGTCGAGTACTCGCGGGCGAAAGACGCGATGTTCACCTACACGGATACCGACGACTCGCCGTGGCACGTGATCAACGCCGATATCAAGAAACACGCCCGGCTGAACTGCATCAGTCACCTCCTCTCACGGATCGAGTACGAGGACACCATGCCCGAACCGACCGAGCTACCCGAACGACAGACAGACCCCAACTACGAGCGCCCGGCGATCGACGGCCAGAACTGGGTGCCTGCACTGTATGGGTCGAACCCATCGGCAGCCGACGTCGAACGGTCCTGA
- a CDS encoding protein adenylyltransferase SelO: MAFSFDTTYKRLDSDLYSRVAPRSIANPETLVLNDGLCADLGLDTATLDAHILAGQDRLEEPIAQAYAGHQYGRFTVLGDGRAMILGEHVHDGNRYDIQLKGSGRTPYSGRGDGNATVSSMLREYLYSYAMRNLNIKTSRSLAVVETDEAVERRQTEPGALLVRVMNSHIRYGTFQYVASQASDTLRRFTDYVIDRHYPHLNAKDRTYLEFFDAVMQSSIEMVVDWLRVGFIHGVMNTDNMSIDGETFDYGPCAFMNYYDEGTVFSSIDKHGRYAFGKQRPVLRWNLERFAEALQPLCAQSALTYDALEGKLDEFEDRFDAQYYTMMRRKLGINSDGEDELVDEFVEWLRRSNADYTNTFLELETPGTFDDPAFATAEFERLRNKLAAVGLDEGLMQEANPRYIPRNYLVEEALDEYLETGDLSKFKKLLTVLETPYSSTDLGSRFQQPPPREFDAEYTTYCNT; encoded by the coding sequence ATGGCCTTTTCATTTGACACCACTTACAAGCGTTTAGACTCGGATCTCTATTCGAGAGTAGCCCCAAGGAGTATCGCTAATCCCGAGACGTTGGTTCTTAATGACGGGCTGTGTGCTGATCTTGGATTGGATACAGCGACGCTCGATGCTCACATTCTAGCGGGCCAGGACCGCCTAGAAGAACCGATCGCCCAAGCATATGCAGGCCACCAGTATGGACGTTTCACCGTCTTGGGCGACGGGAGAGCGATGATACTCGGCGAACACGTACACGATGGAAATAGATACGACATTCAACTGAAAGGGTCCGGTCGAACGCCGTACTCCGGAAGAGGTGATGGCAACGCAACTGTCAGCTCGATGCTCAGAGAGTACCTGTACTCATACGCGATGCGGAATCTAAATATCAAAACATCGAGAAGTCTGGCAGTCGTCGAAACTGACGAAGCAGTCGAACGACGGCAGACAGAACCCGGAGCCCTCCTCGTCCGAGTGATGAACAGTCACATTCGATACGGGACCTTCCAGTACGTTGCAAGCCAAGCATCCGACACACTACGGCGATTCACTGACTATGTTATTGACCGGCACTACCCGCACTTAAATGCGAAGGATCGTACGTACCTGGAGTTTTTCGATGCAGTCATGCAGTCATCGATCGAGATGGTCGTCGACTGGCTACGTGTCGGATTCATCCATGGCGTCATGAACACGGACAATATGAGTATCGATGGGGAGACGTTTGATTACGGACCCTGTGCCTTCATGAATTACTACGATGAGGGGACAGTCTTCAGCTCGATCGATAAGCACGGGCGATATGCATTCGGAAAGCAGCGACCCGTCTTGCGGTGGAATCTCGAACGATTCGCGGAGGCACTCCAACCGCTGTGTGCCCAGTCAGCGCTCACGTACGACGCACTCGAAGGCAAACTAGACGAGTTTGAGGATCGGTTCGATGCGCAATACTACACGATGATGCGGCGAAAACTGGGGATCAACTCGGATGGCGAGGACGAACTCGTCGACGAATTCGTGGAGTGGCTTCGCAGATCGAACGCGGACTATACCAATACCTTCCTCGAATTAGAGACGCCCGGTACGTTCGATGACCCGGCGTTTGCAACTGCAGAATTCGAACGGCTGAGGAATAAATTGGCTGCTGTCGGCCTAGATGAGGGGTTGATGCAGGAAGCCAATCCGCGGTATATCCCCCGCAACTACCTGGTCGAAGAGGCACTGGATGAGTATCTCGAAACCGGGGATCTATCCAAATTCAAGAAGTTGTTGACCGTGTTGGAAACCCCCTATTCATCGACGGATCTGGGGTCACGATTCCAGCAACCACCGCCACGGGAGTTCGATGCGGAGTATACAACGTACTGTAATACGTGA
- the tsaA gene encoding tRNA (N6-threonylcarbamoyladenosine(37)-N6)-methyltransferase TrmO, protein MDETDLTLRPVGVAHTPYETPDAAPHQGFADDADAEIEIFEEYADAVTGVADAVRITVVYWAHMADRTSRTEPDGPGAFARRSPNRPNPLSICVCTVYDLDGRRFQVGGLDAVDGSPILDIKPSLQTER, encoded by the coding sequence ATGGACGAGACCGATCTAACGCTGCGTCCGGTCGGCGTGGCACACACGCCGTACGAAACGCCGGACGCGGCGCCACACCAAGGGTTCGCCGACGACGCCGACGCCGAGATCGAAATCTTCGAGGAGTACGCCGACGCGGTAACCGGCGTCGCCGACGCCGTCCGCATAACGGTCGTGTACTGGGCGCACATGGCCGACCGGACGAGTCGCACGGAACCGGACGGCCCCGGGGCCTTCGCGCGCCGTTCACCGAACCGCCCGAATCCGCTGAGTATCTGCGTGTGTACGGTGTACGACCTAGATGGGCGACGGTTCCAGGTCGGCGGCCTCGATGCGGTCGATGGCTCGCCGATCCTCGATATCAAGCCCAGCCTCCAGACCGAGCGGTAG
- a CDS encoding winged helix-turn-helix transcriptional regulator — protein sequence MADCACGCCTPEVSTGTPTCYCPVDELLDLVSREYGLAIIGLLANDGPRRHSEIADALDVNSSSVLANRLRELTAAGLLHRRSYDRVPPHVEYSLTASGRAFEQRLRPLLEWASSDGVPGDVA from the coding sequence ATGGCCGACTGCGCATGCGGGTGCTGCACGCCGGAGGTTTCGACGGGGACACCGACTTGCTACTGTCCCGTCGACGAGTTACTGGACCTCGTGAGCCGGGAGTACGGCCTCGCGATCATCGGCTTGCTCGCAAACGACGGCCCTCGACGGCACTCCGAAATCGCCGACGCGCTCGACGTGAACAGTTCCTCGGTCCTCGCGAACCGGCTGCGCGAACTGACGGCGGCCGGCCTCCTCCACCGACGGAGCTACGATCGCGTCCCGCCACACGTCGAGTATTCGCTCACCGCCAGCGGCCGGGCGTTCGAGCAACGGCTTCGACCCCTGTTGGAGTGGGCGTCCAGCGACGGCGTGCCTGGCGACGTGGCGTAA
- a CDS encoding ABC transporter ATP-binding protein: MTPDPYRIRLDGIEKSYPTARKQRRVLDGISLDVHDGEFLSIVGPSGCGKSTLLNIVADWIAPDAGTVDVAPSRSAVQFGFVFQAPTLLDWRTVRQNLAFALRGLGVPEAARGREIRTALELVGLSETADQYPPSLSGGMRQRVNFARAFCVGPDVLLMDEPFSSLDELTARRLRERVVDIWRAERFTAVLVTHDISEAAYFSDRVVVLSDTPTGIEDTITIDGARPREPESETVLDHERRILETLGVSD; this comes from the coding sequence ATGACACCGGACCCCTATCGCATTCGACTGGACGGGATCGAGAAATCGTACCCGACGGCACGCAAACAGCGTCGCGTCCTCGACGGGATTTCGCTCGACGTCCACGACGGGGAATTTCTCAGTATCGTCGGCCCATCGGGCTGTGGCAAGAGTACGCTCCTCAACATCGTCGCCGATTGGATCGCTCCCGATGCCGGCACGGTCGACGTCGCTCCGTCACGCTCCGCCGTCCAGTTCGGCTTCGTGTTCCAAGCTCCGACCCTGCTCGACTGGCGCACGGTACGCCAGAATTTGGCGTTTGCCCTGCGCGGTCTGGGCGTCCCCGAGGCGGCACGTGGCCGAGAGATCCGTACCGCGCTCGAACTCGTCGGCCTTTCGGAGACGGCCGATCAGTATCCCCCGTCGCTCTCCGGCGGGATGCGACAGCGAGTGAACTTCGCTCGGGCGTTCTGTGTCGGCCCCGACGTGTTGTTGATGGACGAACCGTTCAGCAGCCTCGACGAACTCACGGCGCGCCGGCTCCGTGAACGTGTCGTCGATATCTGGCGTGCCGAACGGTTCACGGCCGTCCTCGTCACACACGACATAAGCGAGGCCGCGTACTTCTCCGACCGGGTCGTCGTCCTCTCGGACACGCCGACCGGTATCGAAGACACGATCACGATCGACGGCGCCCGGCCACGGGAACCCGAGTCCGAGACGGTGCTCGATCACGAGCGCCGCATTCTGGAGACGCTCGGCGTCTCGGATTAA
- a CDS encoding ABC transporter permease: MAGPDPNRDAGGGPLRWLRELDARYPAVATRGLSVLVLLGCWWVVALFFEPLVFPGPWPVLLETVHIVRNERFLFHLSRTLLRVVGAFGIALLLATLVGILMGVDETAERFFETFVLVGLTVPALAVSIIVLLVMGFNEGAGIVAIVIVITPPMTENVWEGTKNLDADVIKMGQVFGATRRMMLRDVVLPQLAPYLLAATRFGLGIGWKIAVIVEWIGLGTGIGQKLRDSFDLFSLTGVMAWTLSFIVVMAGLEFLLIKRIEAHLTRWQPDETSRRSPLQR; this comes from the coding sequence ATGGCAGGTCCCGACCCGAACCGCGACGCCGGCGGAGGCCCACTGCGGTGGCTTCGCGAGTTGGACGCCCGCTACCCAGCGGTTGCAACGCGGGGGCTCTCGGTCCTCGTCCTCCTCGGTTGCTGGTGGGTCGTGGCACTCTTTTTCGAACCGCTCGTGTTTCCGGGACCGTGGCCGGTGTTGCTGGAGACGGTCCACATCGTCCGCAACGAGCGGTTCCTCTTTCACCTGTCGCGAACGCTCCTCCGGGTGGTCGGGGCGTTCGGCATCGCGCTGCTTTTGGCCACGCTCGTCGGTATTCTCATGGGCGTCGACGAGACTGCCGAGCGGTTCTTCGAGACGTTCGTGCTCGTCGGGCTGACGGTCCCCGCACTCGCCGTGTCGATCATCGTACTGCTCGTGATGGGGTTCAACGAGGGCGCCGGCATCGTCGCTATCGTAATCGTCATCACGCCGCCGATGACCGAGAACGTCTGGGAGGGAACGAAGAACCTCGATGCCGACGTGATCAAGATGGGCCAGGTGTTCGGCGCGACGCGGCGGATGATGCTCCGTGACGTCGTGCTCCCGCAGCTCGCCCCGTATCTCCTCGCGGCGACCCGGTTCGGCCTGGGGATCGGCTGGAAGATCGCCGTCATCGTCGAGTGGATCGGGCTCGGAACCGGGATCGGACAAAAACTCCGAGACTCGTTCGACCTGTTCTCGCTGACGGGTGTCATGGCGTGGACGCTGTCGTTTATCGTCGTGATGGCCGGGCTGGAGTTTCTGCTCATCAAACGGATCGAGGCCCATCTCACCCGCTGGCAACCCGACGAGACGAGTCGCCGGTCGCCGTTACAGCGTTAA
- a CDS encoding ABC transporter substrate-binding protein, with amino-acid sequence MYGRIPDATNGRIDRRQALKTMAGLAVAGGLTGCAGGSDGSASPTATDTSTAAAPTPITFGTPNAAAAGISPRVLRDRGLVSDDEVDLTLELGPPPELFTKLQGQAIESSTFPVISGARLANQGGDVRLLQPVARSFNSIIARTGTDLSSVEDLREATLGSMPKNTAPFTHFALLLALEGMDHENFQFQFGPPPVLFGQMKTGEIDAMIGVEPFSTRLLATGEYREFFVFNDRWNDLRGTDMPLVEAATYQSTIDTKRAAFETFLQGLLDAGRAIRDDTRAVFERYTDVLGLQSDEQIDLAVERISPIYPTEFATDLRESGKEVVQLAAEEGLIESEPNVDELFVEL; translated from the coding sequence ATGTACGGCAGGATACCAGACGCGACGAACGGACGGATCGACCGGCGGCAAGCACTGAAGACGATGGCTGGACTCGCGGTTGCTGGGGGCCTTACCGGGTGTGCCGGCGGGAGCGACGGGAGTGCGTCACCGACGGCCACCGATACCTCGACCGCAGCAGCACCGACACCGATCACGTTCGGGACACCGAACGCAGCAGCGGCGGGAATTAGCCCCCGAGTCCTTCGCGATCGCGGCCTGGTATCGGACGACGAGGTCGACCTGACCCTCGAACTCGGCCCCCCACCGGAACTGTTCACGAAACTCCAAGGGCAAGCTATCGAGTCGTCGACGTTCCCCGTCATCTCGGGGGCCCGGCTGGCGAACCAGGGCGGGGACGTCCGTCTCCTCCAACCCGTCGCCCGCTCGTTCAACTCGATCATCGCCCGAACGGGGACCGATCTTTCGAGCGTCGAGGACCTCAGGGAGGCCACGCTGGGTTCGATGCCGAAGAACACGGCCCCGTTCACACACTTCGCGCTGTTGTTGGCGCTCGAGGGGATGGATCACGAGAACTTCCAGTTCCAGTTCGGGCCGCCGCCGGTGTTGTTCGGCCAGATGAAAACGGGAGAGATCGACGCGATGATCGGCGTCGAACCCTTCTCGACGAGGCTCCTCGCCACCGGCGAGTATCGGGAGTTCTTCGTGTTCAACGACCGCTGGAACGACCTCCGGGGGACCGATATGCCGCTCGTCGAAGCGGCCACCTACCAGTCCACGATCGATACGAAACGGGCCGCGTTCGAGACGTTCCTGCAGGGCCTCCTCGACGCGGGGCGGGCGATTCGGGACGATACGCGGGCGGTGTTCGAACGGTATACCGACGTGCTGGGGCTACAGAGCGACGAGCAGATCGACCTCGCAGTCGAGCGTATTTCGCCGATCTATCCGACGGAGTTCGCGACCGACCTGCGCGAGTCCGGCAAGGAAGTCGTCCAGTTAGCGGCCGAAGAGGGCCTGATAGAATCGGAACCAAACGTCGACGAGTTGTTCGTCGAACTGTAG
- a CDS encoding ABC transporter substrate-binding protein, which produces MLDTRTSDGENARVSRRRVIGLLGAGSVAGLAGCIGTNRGDGTATGTASTGAGGQGSSGTRTVTDLLGRDVEVPGTVERVVCLESSTLREICHMNAADLVVGVEKREQEWAREIPYNIAHPRFQELPVIGPRGGDPELVAQQDPDVIFMVASTEPVRTMQQQTGIPVVGIPGGDLENQRTTLYESWRVIGRVLDKQERAESLITYTDDIVADFDDRTADAPNNGTRDVIVSGVNFRGPGTFTTILLPYPPLKWLNTKSVAHGAFPDTFERGEYNGVTVSDEKFLEWDPERLFLDLANLELATQTLQKNPEFEGLSAIRNGQVYGLHPFNQYNNNLTCTLANGYYLGSVLYPDRFSDVSIEEKANEIYDTYLGAPVYDQVADIFGGYETYDLTG; this is translated from the coding sequence ATGCTTGACACACGAACTTCGGACGGCGAGAACGCTCGCGTATCACGACGGAGGGTGATTGGACTTCTCGGGGCAGGGAGTGTCGCCGGGCTCGCCGGATGTATCGGCACGAATCGCGGCGACGGCACAGCCACCGGAACCGCCAGCACGGGTGCTGGCGGACAGGGGTCCTCGGGAACGAGGACCGTTACCGACTTGCTCGGTCGAGACGTCGAAGTCCCCGGGACGGTCGAACGAGTCGTTTGTCTCGAATCGTCGACGCTTCGAGAGATCTGTCACATGAACGCGGCCGATTTGGTCGTCGGCGTCGAGAAACGCGAGCAGGAATGGGCCCGAGAAATCCCGTACAATATCGCACATCCCCGGTTTCAGGAGCTCCCCGTCATCGGCCCACGGGGTGGCGACCCCGAACTGGTCGCCCAGCAGGACCCTGACGTCATCTTCATGGTTGCCTCGACGGAGCCGGTGCGGACGATGCAACAGCAAACCGGCATTCCAGTCGTCGGCATCCCCGGCGGGGACCTCGAGAACCAGCGCACGACGCTCTACGAGTCGTGGCGGGTCATCGGGCGTGTCCTCGACAAGCAGGAGCGGGCCGAATCGCTCATAACGTACACCGACGACATCGTCGCCGATTTCGACGACCGAACGGCAGACGCCCCGAACAACGGCACGCGGGACGTGATAGTCAGCGGAGTGAACTTCCGTGGTCCGGGGACCTTCACCACGATTCTCCTCCCGTATCCGCCCCTCAAGTGGCTCAACACGAAGTCGGTCGCCCACGGGGCGTTCCCCGACACCTTCGAGCGCGGGGAGTACAACGGCGTGACGGTCAGCGACGAGAAGTTCCTCGAGTGGGATCCCGAACGCCTCTTTTTAGACCTCGCGAACCTCGAACTCGCGACACAGACGCTCCAGAAGAACCCGGAGTTCGAAGGCCTGAGCGCGATTCGGAACGGGCAGGTGTACGGGCTCCACCCGTTCAACCAGTACAACAACAACCTGACCTGTACGCTCGCGAACGGCTACTATCTGGGGAGTGTGCTGTATCCCGACCGGTTCTCGGACGTCTCGATCGAGGAGAAGGCAAACGAAATCTACGACACCTACCTGGGTGCGCCCGTATACGATCAGGTGGCGGACATCTTCGGTGGCTACGAAACGTACGATCTGACGGGGTAA